A single region of the Malaclemys terrapin pileata isolate rMalTer1 chromosome 4, rMalTer1.hap1, whole genome shotgun sequence genome encodes:
- the LOC128835694 gene encoding voltage-dependent L-type calcium channel subunit alpha-1S-like — MNSLERLLWGGAEARWLPRSSAISVVKILRVLRVLRPLRAINRAKGLKHVVQCVFVAIKTIGNIVIVTTLLQFMLACIGVQLFKGKFRSCTDPAKMTEEECRLLYKAIDTHTEDMGPIYNYRVEIAIFFIIYIILIAFFMMNLFVGFVLVTFQEQGESEYKNCELDKNQRQCVQYALKARPLRRYIPKNPYQYQIWYVVTSYYFEYLMFFLIMLNTICLGMQHYNQSAEMNHLSDNLNVAFTILFTLEMFLKLMAFKAKGYFSNPWNVFDFLIVIGSIIDVILSEIDPHLRLSHNLAWHHTPRG, encoded by the exons ATGAACTCCCTGGAGAGactcctgtggggtggggctgaggctcGCTGGCTCCCACG GTCCAGCGCCATCTCCGTGGTGAAAATCCTGAGGGTGCTGAGAGTCCTGCGGCCGCTGCGGGCCATTAACAGAGCGAAGGGGCTGAAG cacgTAGTCCAGTGCGTGTTCGTGGCCATCAAGACCATCGGCAACATTGTGATTgtcaccaccctgctgcagttcATGTTGGCCTGCATCGGGGTGCAGCTCTTCAAG GGGAAGTTTAGGAGCTGTACGGATCCGGCCAAGATGACAGAAGAGGAATGCAG GCTGCTGTACAAGGCCATTGACACCCACACCGAGGACATGGGCCCCATCTACAACTACCGGGTGGAGATCGCCATCTTCTTCATCATCTACATCATCCTCATCGCCTTCTTCATGATGAACCTCTTCGTCGGCTTTGTCCTCGTCACCTTCCAGGAGCAGGGCGAGAGCGAATACAAGAACTGCGAGCTGGACAAGAACCAG CGCCAGTGTGTCCAGTACGCGCTGAAAGCCCGCCCTCTGAGACGCTACATCCCCAAGAACCCCTATCAGTACCAGATTTGGTATGTGGTGACCTCCTACTACTTCGAGTACCTCATGTTCTTCCTGATCATGCTGAACACCATCTGCCTGGGCATGCAG CACTACAACCAGTCAGCTGAGATGAACCACCTCTCAGACAACTTGAATGTGGCCTTCACCATCCTCTTCACCCTGGAGATGTTCCTCAAGCTCATGGCCTTCAAAGCCAAG GGCTATTTCAGCAACCCCTGGAACGTCTTTGATTTCCTCATCGTCATCGGTAGCATCATCGACGTCATCCTGAGCGAGATCGAT ccccatctgcgactgtctcacaacctagcctggcatcacactcccagaggctag